The Deinococcus sonorensis KR-87 genome includes a window with the following:
- a CDS encoding aminoglycoside adenylyltransferase domain-containing protein — MNRPAPPDVQQLVGRLAQELPQQLGESLMGLYLHGSLVTGDFNPQRSDIDLLAVLAQDPSEEDLEHLHRFHRELEAEEPAWRGRIEVNYSSLAGLRDFRTQPHLMARISPGEPLHLVQATRHYLLQWYMAWHSGVALFGPPPQDLLPSFDPAEFVAVVREHAGNWPVWITEMDPGQEGGHAYAVLTVCRALYTVTTGEQRSKKQAAVWAAQRLPAWAGLIDWAVEWWFDTGAARARPDCSTVQRFVMSISEQIAHLPE; from the coding sequence ATGAACCGCCCTGCACCGCCGGACGTTCAGCAGCTCGTGGGCCGTCTGGCGCAGGAGCTCCCTCAGCAGCTGGGCGAATCGTTGATGGGGCTGTACCTGCACGGCTCCCTGGTCACGGGCGATTTCAACCCGCAGCGCAGCGACATCGATCTCCTCGCCGTCCTGGCTCAGGACCCCTCCGAGGAGGACCTGGAGCACCTCCACCGCTTCCACCGGGAGCTGGAGGCGGAGGAGCCGGCCTGGCGGGGCCGGATTGAAGTCAACTACAGTTCGCTGGCCGGTCTCCGGGACTTCCGCACGCAGCCGCATCTGATGGCCCGCATCAGCCCAGGCGAGCCGCTCCACCTGGTCCAGGCGACCCGGCATTACCTGCTGCAGTGGTACATGGCGTGGCATAGCGGCGTGGCCCTGTTCGGTCCGCCGCCGCAGGACCTGCTGCCGAGCTTCGACCCGGCGGAATTCGTCGCGGTGGTCCGGGAACACGCCGGCAACTGGCCCGTCTGGATCACGGAGATGGACCCCGGCCAGGAGGGAGGCCACGCCTATGCCGTGTTGACCGTGTGCCGCGCCCTGTATACCGTGACCACCGGGGAACAGCGTTCCAAGAAACAGGCCGCGGTCTGGGCGGCCCAGCGCCTCCCGGCGTGGGCTGGGTTGATCGACTGGGCGGTGGAGTGGTGGTTCGACACGGGAGCAGCGCGGGCGCGTCCTGACTGTTCGACCGTCCAGCGGTTTGTCATGTCGATCAGCGAGCAGATTGCCCACCTCCCTGAATAG
- a CDS encoding LCP family protein, which yields MFLLSTLLPAPVVAVGQLAPAGSHATARLHGVAVTPHPPTRAVNYLIAGVAPDYRAPGVRAPEHFRGNTDSLLLLQLDPVSNTVRTLSLPRDTRVWLPGFGWGKLNSALPRLGPDGMVRTVERLTGLHLQAYVLVNLDGVRHLTDALGGVDIYVPQNMTYDDTAANLHIHLTKGWRHLSGVQAEQFVRFRHDAMGDIGRAQRQQTFVNALARRLLAPSGAARLGVLPGVLQRDIRTNAGARDLSAALGMALHWPRVETFFLPGRFLTVNRGSFWEMDATAARRTLANFGGAPATAAARDVRALRVALISSGGTAAQLARVQERLWQAGYRRIFVSRREVPPGRASAVLSNASASEASRVRRDLGFGVARASGQGSVYADVTVWVGWDAVPRPLASRGKAPPK from the coding sequence GTGTTCCTGCTCAGCACGCTGCTGCCCGCTCCGGTGGTGGCGGTGGGGCAGCTGGCCCCAGCGGGAAGCCATGCCACCGCTCGGCTGCATGGTGTGGCGGTCACCCCACACCCGCCCACCAGGGCGGTCAACTACCTGATCGCGGGCGTGGCCCCCGACTACCGCGCTCCAGGAGTGCGCGCGCCCGAGCACTTCCGGGGCAACACGGACAGCCTGCTGCTGCTGCAACTCGACCCGGTGTCCAACACGGTGCGGACCCTGAGCCTGCCGCGCGACACCCGCGTGTGGCTGCCGGGCTTCGGCTGGGGGAAGCTCAACTCCGCCCTACCCAGACTCGGCCCGGACGGGATGGTCCGCACCGTCGAACGCCTGACCGGCCTCCACCTTCAGGCGTATGTGCTGGTCAATCTGGACGGCGTGCGCCACCTGACCGACGCCCTGGGCGGGGTGGACATCTACGTGCCGCAGAACATGACCTACGACGACACGGCCGCCAACTTGCACATTCACCTCACCAAAGGCTGGCGGCACCTGTCGGGCGTGCAGGCCGAGCAGTTCGTGCGCTTCCGGCACGACGCGATGGGCGATATCGGCCGCGCGCAACGGCAGCAGACCTTCGTGAATGCCCTGGCCCGCCGGCTGCTCGCCCCGTCCGGCGCGGCCCGCCTGGGCGTTCTTCCCGGAGTGCTGCAGCGCGACATCCGCACGAACGCCGGGGCCCGCGACCTCAGCGCGGCGCTGGGCATGGCGCTGCATTGGCCACGCGTGGAGACGTTTTTCTTGCCGGGGCGCTTTCTCACCGTGAACCGGGGGAGTTTCTGGGAGATGGACGCCACGGCGGCGCGGCGGACCCTGGCGAACTTTGGAGGTGCGCCCGCGACTGCAGCCGCCCGTGACGTGCGCGCGCTGCGGGTGGCATTGATCAGCTCCGGCGGAACGGCCGCCCAGCTCGCGAGGGTGCAGGAGCGGCTGTGGCAGGCCGGCTACCGGAGGATCTTCGTGAGCCGGCGCGAGGTCCCGCCTGGGCGGGCGAGCGCGGTGCTGTCGAACGCCAGCGCCAGTGAGGCCAGCCGGGTTCGCCGCGATCTCGGATTCGGGGTGGCGCGCGCCTCGGGGCAGGGGTCCGTGTACGCAGACGTCACGGTCTGGGTCGGGTGGGACGCGGTCCCGAGGCCACTGGCGTCACGCGGGAAGGCCCCACCGAAGTGA